In Mus caroli chromosome 19, CAROLI_EIJ_v1.1, whole genome shotgun sequence, a genomic segment contains:
- the LOC110285891 gene encoding olfactory receptor 5AN1-like, whose amino-acid sequence MIKGRNITEITEFILLGFSDFPQITALLFVMFLTLYITALTWNLSLVVLIRMDSYLHTPMYFFLSNLSFIDICYISSTVPKMLSNFFQKRQTISFVGCIVQYFMFSTMGLSESCLMTAMAYDRYAAICNPLLYSSVMSPTLCAQMVMGSYTAGFLGSISQVFAMLQLHFCGSNVIRHFFCDIPQLLNLSCTDTFFAHVELLILTMLFCISNALVIIISYGYIVLSILKITSAKGRSKAFNTCASHLTAVSLFYTSTAFVYFSSSSGGSSSFDRFVSVFYTVLIPMLNPLVYSLRNKEIKDAGKRLQKKLGCC is encoded by the coding sequence ATGATTAAGGGAAGAAACATTACTGAGATCACTGAATTCATCCTCCTAGGATTCTCTGATTTTCCCCAAATCACAGCACTGCTTTTTGTTATGTTCCTTACACTGTATATTACAGCACTGACTTGGAACCTGTCCCTTGTTGTTTTAATAAGGATGGACTCCTACCTCCATACAcctatgtacttcttcctcagtaATCTTTCCTTTATAGACATCTGCTATATCTCTTCTACAGTCCCAAAGATGCTTTCCAACTTCTTCCAAAAAAGGCAAACTATCAGCTTTGTGGGCTGCATAGTTCAATACTTTATGTTTTCCACCATGGGACTGAGTGAATCTTGCCTCATGACAGCCATGGCCTATGACAGGTATGCTGCCATTTGTAACCCTCTTCTGTACTCATCAGTCATGTCACCCACACTTTGTGCTCAGATGGTAATGGGAAGCTACACAGCAGGATTTCTAGGTTCTATATCTCAGGTGTTTGCCATGCTGCAGCTCCACTTCTGTGGATCTAATGTCATCAGACATTTTTTCTGTGACATTCCCCAGTTGTTAAATCTATCCTGCACTGACACTTTTTTTGCACACGTAGAGCTTCTCATATTAACAatgttgttttgtatttcaaatgCTTTAGTCATCATAATATCCTATGGCTATATTGTCTTGTCCATTCTGAAGATCACTTCAGCTAAGGGTAGGTCCAAGGCATTCAACACCTGTGCTTCTCACCTGACAGCTGTTTCCCTATTCTACACCTCCACTGCTTTTGTCTATTTTAGTTCCAGCTCTGGTGGCTCCTCCAGCTTTGATAGATTTGTGTCTGTATTCTACACTGTGCTGATTCCTATGTTGAACCCTTTGGTGTATAGTCTGAGGAACAAGGAAATCAAAGATGCTGGAAAGAGGTTACAGAAGAAGCTGGGATGCTGCTAA